A window of Juglans regia cultivar Chandler chromosome 7, Walnut 2.0, whole genome shotgun sequence contains these coding sequences:
- the LOC109001482 gene encoding uncharacterized protein LOC109001482 — MGSTETQQKAGLPLIVKLDKGLKLAEQWINTMTKVAEDEPTEVELEARPYRLGLGAKVSRQSKVGPSNDPLERKLYAKLNNGKRKASKSAKECMLSARDGGDDDYDAEENLDSRTTAFDKKRAGASKTAFLQANKKQK, encoded by the exons ATGGGCAGTACAGAGACACAACAAAAAGCTGGCCTTCCTCTAATTGTTAAACTGGATAAGGGATTGAAATTG GCTGAACAATGGATTAATACTATGACCAAAGTTGCAGAAGATGAACCAACAGAAGTAGAATTGGAGGCTCGACCTTATAG GCTTGGACTTGGTGCAAAGGTTTCGCGTCAATCCAAAGTTGGACCTTCAAATGATCCACTTGAAAGGAAACTATACGCCAAGTTAAacaatggaaaaagaaaagcttcCAAAAGTGCCAAGGAATGCATGCTGTCTGCTAGAGATGGAGGTGATGATGACTATGATGCTGAGGAGAATTTAGACAGCAGAACAACTGCGTTTGACAAGAAGAGAGCAGGAGCTTCTAAGACTGCATTTTTACAAgcaaataaaaaacagaagTAG
- the LOC109001481 gene encoding uncharacterized protein LOC109001481 gives MGKRSQRRPLRYEKDRSGCMWGLISIFDFRQGRSTRRLLSDRKRPVSGAGYSRNKFEVLTNLDEDNQGTVGGKERTTVVKADADKRSVKKLIEEEMFSEQDLKKENCNAEAESKPSKPGHESNIKTGHKRTKKTRKKSCDMDNHELDAAKNVEPECSCNQNAEKRSIENICIDEIMEDFCRWIYQKSSSSTNHDQDDEVQMQSKENQCDFDRLRDAIKELINQKSINVKHLKEDGKLHHSKEVGALEILSSDEEFFQKLMEDPNSLLVKYILNLQDAQIGKGKELESLEEPNLSELEFGRRRQSEEHVNHKQQRNFFRRKVKSHERVSSKKIGNENIEASKRIVILKPGPADLRNSKTECSVFSSPKPHYIVGNKGSTERVSGQFSLGEIKRKLKSAIRKESSGISTMAVSTNFPHCHQSLGGSETGIDKENVGKKSPSKDHFYMERIVRPAVSAKKGDMARKLKDSERNMKTETVGYPKQMVSSIYVEAKKHLSQMLSNGDESGDFSSKQVPKSLGRILSLPEYNLSPVGSPGMDWEDKFVTAQMRFSACAKIQKGNSNTRSPKRENNVSHLGPATQNLESQSSISDCPDNKVQAHNSKQNISDDFFPGIGDEGTFVSASDEMSPKGASENGKSTEYVVQEETSVLCAHPDPSCSSSTRDDQNTKTFEICDDKGYCESLKQESYEEKQVPSSPLVSPLISLINKKVENLESATDIPERPSPVSVLEPLFPEDDISPTKSIFRSVELPLQPLQIQFDEHESSVASPVNCTKTCMEDKEFIFEYIKAVLQASGLNWDEICVKCLTSYQILEPSLFDKVECFPNQLGYDRKLLFDCTDEVLHEVCQYHFGCCPWVSFMKPSIRPVPNIKKAIHEVWEGVYWHLLPMPLPHTLDQIVKKDMARMGTWMDLHFDVDIIGIEMGEAILEDLIKDIIVGCVDDNPESGYTAVLTDSENRSSSNL, from the exons ATGGGGAAGAGGTCCCAAAGACGCCCGTTGCGGTACGAAAAGGATCGGTCAGGCTGTATGTGGGGCTTGATCAGTATCTTTGATTTCCGCCAGGGTCGCTCAACTCGAAGGCTGCTTTCAGATAGGAAGCGACCTGTTTCTG GTGCTGGATATTCAAGGAATAAGTTTGAGGTGTTGACTAATTTGGATGAAGATAATCAAGGCACTGTT GGTGGTAAAGAGAGGACAACAGTAGTGAAAGCTGATGCTGATAAGCGTAGTGTGAAGAAACTCATAGAAGAGGAGATGTTCAGTGAGCAGGACCTGAAGAAGGAGAATTGCAATGCTGAAGCAGAATCAAAACCGAGCAAGCCGGGACATGAAAGCAACATAAAGACAGGgcacaaaagaacaaaaaagactCGCAAGAAAAGCTGTGATATGGACAACCATGAGTTGGATGCTGCTAAAAATGTGGAACCTGAATGCTCTTGTAATCAGAATGCAGAGAAACGATCgatagaaaatatttgtatagATGAAATAATGGAAGATTTCTGCCGCTGGATCTATCAAAAGAGTTCAAGTTCTACAAATCATGACCAGGATGATGAAGTTCAAATGCAATCAAAAGAGAATCAGTGTGATTTTGACAGATTGAGAGATGCAATCAAGGAGCTCATAAATCAGAAGTCTATTAATGTGAAGCATCTCAAAGAAGATGGGAAACTTCACCACTCCAAAGAAGTCGGTGCACTTGAGATTTTAAGTTCAGATGAGGAATTCTTTCAGAAACTAATGGAAGATCCAAACTCGCTTTTAGTGAAATATATTCTAAACTTGCAAGATGCTCAGATagggaaaggaaaagaactTGAGTCACTTGAGGAACCAAACTTGTCAGAACTGGAGTTTGGTCGCCGTAGACAATCTGAGGAGCATGTTAATCATAAGCAGCAGCGTAACTTTTTCAGGAGAAAAGTCAAGTCTCATGAAAGAGTTTCATCAAAAAAAATTGGGAATGAAAATATTGAAGCTTCAAAGAGAATTGTTATTTTGAAGCCTGGACCAGCAGACTTGCGAAATTCCAAAACTGAATGTAGCGTTTTCTCATCACCAAAGCCTCACTATATTGTTGGAAATAAAGGTTCAACTGAGAGAGTTAGTGGACAATTTTCTCTTggtgaaattaaaagaaaattgaaaagtgccATAAGGAAGGAATCAAGTGGAATCTCTACTATGGCTGTTTCTACTAATTTTCCTCATTGTCATCAAAGTTTAGGAGGTAGTGAAACAGGGATTGATAAAGAAAACGTTGGGAAAAAATCTCCAAGTAAAGATCATTTTTATATGGAAAGAATTGTCAGACCTGCCGTTAGTGCCAAGAAGGGAGACATGGCCAGGAAACTGAAAGATTCTGAAAGAAACATGAAAACTGAAACTGTTGGCTATCCCAAGCAAATGGTATCTAGTATCTACGTTGAAGCCAAGAAACATCTATCTCAGATGCTGAGCAATGGGGATGAAAGTGGAGATTTTTCTAGCAAACAGGTTCCTAAAAGCCTTGGAAGGATCCTCTCTCTTCCTGAGTACAACTTGTCTCCAGTTGGCAGTCCTGGAATGGACTGGGAGGATAAATTTGTAACTGCACAGATGAGGTTTTCTGCCTGTGCCAAGATTCAGAAGGGCAACTCAAACACAAGGTCTCCCAAAAGAGAAAACAATGTCAGCCATCTAGGTCCAGCAACACAAAACTTGGAGAGTCAGTCATCCATTTCTGATTGCCCTGATAATAAAGTACAAGCTCAtaactcaaaacaaaatatctcGGATGATTTTTTTCCTGGTATTGGAGATGAAGGAACTTTTGTTTCTGCTAGTGATGAGATGAGTCCTAAAG GTGCTTCGGAGAATGGAAAATCGACTGAATATGTAGTGCAGGAAGAGACGAGTGTACTATGTGCTCATCCTGATCCAAGTTGTTCTTCAAGTACCAGAGATGACCAAAACACTAAGACATTTGAAATTTGTGATGATAAAGGATATTGTGAAAGCTTGAAACAG GAATCATATGAAGAGAAGCAAGTGCCATCTTCTCCGCTTGTATCTCCTCTCATCTCTTTAATCAATAAGAAAGTTGAAAACCTAGAAAGTGCTACTGATATACCAGAGCGGCCAAGTCCTGTATCTGTTCTTGAACCACTATTTCCAGAGGATGACATTAGCCCTACAAAGTCCATCTTCCGATCTG TCGAGCTGCCACTGCAACCACTACAGATTCAATTTGATGAACATGAGTCTTCTGTTGCAAGTCCGGTCAACTGCACAAAAACTTGTATGGAAGACAAGGagtttatatttgaatatataaaagcAGTGCTGCAAGCCTCTGGCTTGAACTGGGACGAAATATGCGTGAAGTGCCTTACATCATACCAGATTCTTGAGCCATCATTGTTTGATAAGGTAGAGTGCTTTCCCAACCAGCTCGGATATGACCGGAAGCTCCTCTTTGACTGTACTGATGAAGTTCTCCACGAGGTTTGTCAATACCATTTTGGTTGCTGCCCTTGGGTATCATTCATGAAACCTAGTATAAGGCCAGttccaaacataaaaaaagCTATTCATGAGGTATGGGAAGGAGTGTATTGGCATCTCCTTCCTATGCCACTGCCTCATACTTTGGACCAAATTGTCAAAAAAGACATGGCAAGAATGGGAACATGGATGGATCTTCATTTTGATGTTGACATTATTGGTATTGAAATGGGTGAAGCAATTCTCGAAGACTTAATCAAAGACATCATAGTAGGCTGTGTAGATGACAATCCAGAAAGCGGGTATACTGCTGTTCTAACTGATTCAGAAAATAGAAGCAGCAGTAACTTGTAA